The Nostoc sp. 'Lobaria pulmonaria (5183) cyanobiont' DNA window AAATTGAGCGATCGCATAACATTCACTATACCAATGGCAAAAACTGCACTTTTGGCGAGAAATAAATACCTCTGGTGGATTCGGTAACTCTAAAACTTGAATAAACTCATCCAAAATCTGCTGCATTCGTGGTGTCCATTTGCACAGATCCACTGCATAATTTGTATTTTTGGTTCGCAATATGAGCAAAGCTGTTTCAGGTGCAACTCCCTGGACTGTTGCCAACACTTGGGCATGAAATGCAGCGACAACTTGATATTCTTGCTTCGGGCGCTTACCCAGTTCAATATTAGCTGGGACGTAGATCCAATCTCCAAAATGGGATTGTCCCGGTTGTTTCACGAGTAAATCTGGACGACTTAGCAGGGTGTCTGCTTCAGAATAAGTTGCTAACAGTACTCCTTTATAGATGTACTCAACCCCACGCTGCATCAATTCTAAAGTTGCTTTCTCTCCCTTTTCCCAGTTTCCATAAGAATAATCTGGTTGATGATAAGTCATCTGTGCTATAGCACTCAACTGATGAGCGATTTTGTCCTGTTGCAATTTCCGTAGCAACTCATTGGGAGCATCGCGCTGACTTCTGTCACCGTGGATATCTAGAAAAGGTCGGCGTTTACAACGTTGGTATTGCAGTAGGAGTTCAGCATTAATTAGCATCCTTTTAAGTTAACAAGAATTAGCAGAATCTGGGAGTAACTCTGGCAATTAAAATCTGGAAGTAATCTGGAAGTGGCAATCGCGTCCACGCTCAATTTGCCGTTTATTTTATACTGTCAACAGCTAGCTATTGGCGTAAACAGCACAAGCGTTTGCTTTTGCCCCAAATTACAAATAAAAGAGAGTGATAAAAAACCACAGTTTGTCCATTATTGCAAGGGTACATGACAAAACAACATGAGCCGTGTCTTATCTGTAAGTGTGTCACACTCTGGAGAAAGGGTCAGAATCCCTATTTGATCTCCGAATTCGAGCATTCAATCTTTGTGATTGGGATCGTCTGAATATCAATAGCCTGTAAACAGCAGATATCTCTTGTGAATTATGACTAGTATTTCTGCATCACCAATCAAGCTGCATCACCATCGAGAGCAATTTCCGGCTTTAGGGAATAAGGCTTATTTTAACTATGGGGGACAAGGGCCGATGCCCCAAAGGGCAATGGATGCGATCGCCCAAACTCAAGCTTATGTTCAGCAAATAGGCCCCTTTGGTAATGAGGCGTTTAGCTGGATAGCACCTCAGACTCAAGCCGCAAGAGAAGCGATCGCTTTGGAGTTAAATGCACCAAGCCAAACAATTACTCTTACCCAGAATGTCACTATTGGCTGTAATATTGCCATGTGGGGCATTGAATGGCGTGCTGGCGACCATCTACTGCTCTCAGACTGCGAACATCCAGGCGTGATTGCCACAGCTGGGGAAATCTCGCGGAGATTTGCTGTGGAAGTTACCACTTGTCCCCTAAAAGCGACTTTAAATGAGGGCGACCCTGTAACCATCATTGCCCAGCATTTGCGCCCCAATACCCGCCTAGTAATATTGAGTCATGTTTTCTGGAATACTGGTCAAGTTTTACCTCTTGATAAAATTGCCGAAGTATGCAGAAAGAATCATTCTGCACTATTAATAGATGCTGCCCAATCTGCTGGTTTATTGCCTTTAA harbors:
- a CDS encoding aminotransferase class V-fold PLP-dependent enzyme codes for the protein MTSISASPIKLHHHREQFPALGNKAYFNYGGQGPMPQRAMDAIAQTQAYVQQIGPFGNEAFSWIAPQTQAAREAIALELNAPSQTITLTQNVTIGCNIAMWGIEWRAGDHLLLSDCEHPGVIATAGEISRRFAVEVTTCPLKATLNEGDPVTIIAQHLRPNTRLVILSHVFWNTGQVLPLDKIAEVCRKNHSALLIDAAQSAGLLPLNLTELGVDFYAFTGHKWLCGPAGAGGLYVRPEARESLKPTFIGLNGIVVDSQSQPVDWLPDGRRYEVSTLAYPLYLGLKEAIAIHQQWGTSQERYEQICHNSEYLWRQLIALSDIKCLRTSPPESGIVSFQLANNQPQAHLKLVQFLDSQRILTRTIADPSCIRASVHYFTLESEIDLLVETIQSFCKIN